Proteins from a single region of Pirellulales bacterium:
- a CDS encoding Uma2 family endonuclease, translated as MAIVTEQHVPPLEMGDKLTRDEFLRRWEADLSVKFAELIGGVVYMPSPVSGDHGKMDRRVSTWLGVYQAATPGVDGANNATSIMLDDAPQPDLSLLILPEYGGGSRTEGRYFHGALEFVAEVCASGASYDLNQKYDLYEAAGIPEYLAVLLFEQEIRWHLLVDGRYQILSPDDDGLLRSRVFPGLWLDGPALLAGNLRQVLDRLQDGLRSPDHERFVAQLAERRKA; from the coding sequence ATGGCGATCGTAACCGAACAGCACGTTCCGCCCCTGGAGATGGGCGACAAATTGACCCGCGACGAGTTCCTGCGCCGCTGGGAGGCTGATCTGAGCGTCAAGTTTGCGGAGTTGATTGGAGGTGTTGTCTACATGCCTTCCCCGGTCTCAGGAGACCACGGCAAGATGGACCGACGGGTAAGTACGTGGTTGGGCGTCTATCAGGCGGCGACACCCGGCGTGGATGGAGCTAACAACGCCACGTCGATCATGCTGGACGATGCTCCCCAGCCGGACCTGAGTCTACTCATTCTGCCAGAGTATGGCGGCGGTTCACGGACGGAGGGCCGCTATTTCCATGGCGCGCTGGAGTTCGTGGCGGAGGTGTGTGCCTCCGGCGCCTCGTACGACCTGAACCAAAAGTACGATCTTTACGAAGCGGCGGGCATTCCCGAGTATCTGGCCGTGCTGCTGTTTGAGCAAGAGATCCGCTGGCACCTGCTGGTCGACGGCCGTTACCAGATTCTTTCGCCCGACGACGATGGACTGTTGCGTTCGCGCGTTTTTCCAGGCCTCTGGCTGGACGGCCCGGCACTACTGGCAGGCAACCTGCGGCAGGTCCTCGATCGGCTGCAGGACGGCCTGCGATCGCCCGATCACGAGCGATTTGTCGCGCAGCTCGCCGAGCGACGTAAAGCTTGA
- a CDS encoding prenyltransferase/squalene oxidase repeat-containing protein — protein MICRLTYRDHCRAVAAAVVVAALLVLVVCCHVAGATQHDPKVDRVVSRGLDWLANTQSRLGHWSANEGRYPTAMTALAGVALLCEGSTTTQGKYAPNLRQAVTYLVGRSRANGLIGDPGSDDRYTYGHGYSMLFLSQILGEEEDAIRREELVEVLTKAVQFTGEAQTEAGGWGYVSAKDGRGFDEGSTTITQVQGLRGCRNAGIPVPKEIIDKAVKYIRDCTLPDGGVQYSSKGGGGRPAISAAAIACLFNAGEYDDKYVPKLLDYCRKNLDQIHNEGFGHWHYAHYYYSQVCYREGGKTWREYRDKVYAKLVAEAGGNGSWNQGYIGPIYTTAINLTLLQLENGTLPIYQR, from the coding sequence ATGATCTGTCGTCTGACCTATCGCGATCATTGCAGGGCCGTCGCCGCGGCGGTCGTGGTGGCGGCGTTGCTGGTGCTCGTCGTCTGCTGTCACGTCGCTGGCGCCACCCAGCACGATCCCAAGGTCGACCGCGTCGTTTCTCGCGGGCTCGACTGGCTGGCCAACACTCAGTCGCGCCTGGGACACTGGAGCGCCAACGAGGGGCGTTATCCCACCGCCATGACCGCCTTGGCCGGCGTGGCCCTGTTGTGCGAAGGCTCGACCACGACGCAGGGCAAGTACGCGCCCAACCTGCGGCAGGCCGTCACCTATCTCGTCGGCCGCAGCCGGGCCAACGGTCTGATCGGCGATCCTGGCAGCGACGACCGTTACACTTACGGGCACGGCTACTCCATGCTCTTCCTTTCCCAAATCCTGGGCGAAGAGGAAGATGCAATCCGTCGTGAAGAGTTGGTGGAAGTGCTGACCAAGGCCGTGCAGTTCACCGGCGAGGCCCAGACCGAGGCGGGCGGCTGGGGTTATGTCAGCGCCAAAGACGGCCGCGGCTTCGACGAAGGCTCGACCACCATCACGCAAGTGCAGGGGCTGCGCGGCTGCCGCAACGCGGGCATACCGGTGCCCAAGGAGATCATCGACAAGGCGGTGAAGTACATTCGCGACTGCACCTTGCCCGACGGCGGCGTGCAGTACAGCTCGAAAGGCGGCGGCGGGCGGCCGGCGATTTCCGCGGCCGCCATCGCCTGCTTGTTCAACGCCGGCGAATACGACGACAAATACGTCCCCAAGCTGCTCGACTATTGCCGCAAGAACCTCGACCAGATTCACAACGAGGGTTTCGGCCACTGGCATTACGCCCACTACTATTACTCGCAGGTCTGTTACCGCGAGGGAGGCAAAACCTGGCGGGAGTATCGCGACAAAGTCTATGCCAAGCTGGTGGCGGAGGCGGGCGGCAACGGCTCCTGGAACCAGGGCTACATCGGGCCGATTTACACCACGGCCATCAACCTCACCCTTTTGCAGCTCGAGAACGGCACGCTGCCAATTTACCAACGCTAG
- a CDS encoding PQQ-binding-like beta-propeller repeat protein, with translation MPLGRSRQPARPMAGVFVVALFAWANCAVVFAQPPRFGIRRLPRPNNPSQTGEENGNSVFYPPDRETWLRLNRARELIEEKRYGEAARFLSSILERPEDCFFQPERGQPIYRSLKQEAQRLIGELGQEGRTSYELQYGAEAKRLLDEAVTQGDRSRLAQVARQFFHTDAGYEATYLLGLSEMQRGQPLAAALCLERLRAARTTAKFEPTLTLLTAVCWTRAGRTEQGTALVRELRHKYPDAEFEIAGHAKKIFAADAQAAVWLAQAAGQADEPTRSRGARQWTLYRGGPARNSASEGSSPLLNRRWAVPVADAPDLEQTLDKLSQQFLERGARIVPNLHPLAVRDYVLMRSLTGLEGVDFRTGKRIWNTTDKSVEDLIDAQPRQPGQPPMPLANWLQQRVWENAVYGTLSSDGEFVYCVDEPYTAKQPGKNELGNVEQGLPQQIVFNPRPFGMPRPDRASNELKAFEIVSQGKLVWSSEEEADLADLFFLGPPLPVAGSLYVLGEVKGEVRLYVLDPRTGKLDWSQQLVLVEPNPMEEHLRHTAGAVPSYSDGILVCPTSSGAVVAVDLTTRTLLWGHQYPKSPDGNFLQNRLMQFRFQQVPQVNDENADDRWADASVTVAGGQVLMTPVESSEIFCVGLTDGKLKWQKPRDDGLYVACVHDGKAIIVGSRTVKALRLADGEPAWMDASLALPSNSTPSGRGFYNGDRYYLPLSSAEVAAIDLDEGRIVARSRSRSGTVPGNLICYHGAVISQGVDHVESFYQLDELRQQVAKTLAEHPDDPQALARHGELLLDEGRFDDAVNALRKSFELADNPRTRELLVDAMLESLRLDFAAHRDLAPEIERLAQQPGQQASLLRLMALGLQKAGQLVPAFDAYLKMADLAVEPSAPERVDSGLSVRRDRWVRARLAGLYISATSSAAAKPEEKRHIDTVLDRTLRECIDANDPHRLRNFVLYFGYHPAADEARELLAAKAIESKEWLQAEHWLRQLERSSDAGRVRAAAVRLARLLAEAGRPADAAVYYRQLSGPWAAEICLDGKTGREIADALPRAAEIARYGSTDDLWPTGKVVVEKDKENVAVMQGRSTPLEMRGNPGPFYDRSTVEADANMQQQILVGRDGLGREQWRLSIKDRNDPNNFGAAVNYVRADGHVVLASLGYQVVAVDTLGTPTTPARVLWREDLNEPISGLPRQIGLNFRPAPMPWGGGHRMQAFDVNGRPMGNTSPLTSDVVCFQRLRNLIAVDPLTGETLWTRQDVPSGSELFGDNEFLFVVSPVAVNSAEATVYRLLDGEEVGHRAVPLADQRVLTRGRLVLAWELAGGGEGTLRLFDAWKQADLWKKKFDARSRFSTVGDDAVAVVQPDGHLSVLSLPDGQATIDAEIDKEPALQDVYLLRSAQVDVVITNRASHRVNMNVAAIPGQAGTVLVNGKAYGFNRQTGQRLYQQALSQKGLILNQPVDLPVLVFAATVQRPARNPQGARGELACLDKRTGRFVFQQEMEQQMALVDTVADPEKHEVLVRTPVQSYRLKFTGEPEAAPPPNEKKTSAATGAGRAAARLFGRLLEGIGKAGDP, from the coding sequence GTGCCACTGGGAAGGAGCCGCCAGCCTGCCCGGCCAATGGCAGGGGTGTTCGTCGTCGCGCTATTCGCCTGGGCGAATTGTGCCGTAGTGTTCGCTCAGCCGCCGCGGTTCGGCATCCGCCGCCTGCCGCGCCCAAACAACCCTTCACAAACGGGCGAGGAAAACGGCAACAGCGTTTTTTATCCACCCGACCGCGAAACGTGGCTGCGGCTGAATCGTGCCCGCGAGCTGATTGAAGAGAAGCGGTACGGTGAAGCGGCCCGCTTTCTCAGCAGCATTCTCGAACGGCCTGAGGACTGCTTCTTTCAACCGGAACGCGGCCAGCCGATCTATCGCAGCCTGAAGCAAGAGGCCCAGCGATTGATCGGCGAACTCGGCCAAGAGGGGCGCACCAGCTACGAGTTGCAGTACGGGGCCGAAGCCAAGCGCCTGCTCGATGAGGCGGTAACGCAAGGCGATCGCTCGCGGCTGGCGCAAGTGGCCCGGCAGTTCTTTCACACCGATGCCGGCTACGAGGCCACGTATCTGCTGGGCCTGAGCGAGATGCAACGCGGGCAGCCTCTGGCGGCGGCCTTGTGTCTGGAGCGGCTGCGCGCAGCCAGAACGACCGCGAAATTCGAGCCGACCCTGACGCTGCTGACGGCGGTCTGCTGGACCCGCGCCGGTCGAACCGAGCAAGGAACCGCCCTGGTGCGCGAGCTACGGCATAAATATCCCGACGCCGAATTCGAGATCGCCGGCCATGCGAAGAAGATATTCGCAGCCGACGCGCAGGCTGCCGTGTGGTTAGCTCAGGCGGCCGGACAGGCCGACGAACCGACGCGATCGCGGGGCGCACGCCAATGGACGCTTTATCGAGGAGGCCCGGCCCGCAACTCGGCCAGCGAAGGGAGCAGCCCGTTGTTGAACCGCCGTTGGGCCGTTCCCGTGGCCGACGCCCCGGATTTGGAGCAGACGCTCGACAAGCTGTCGCAGCAGTTCCTGGAACGCGGGGCTCGCATCGTGCCCAATTTGCATCCGCTGGCCGTGCGCGACTATGTGCTGATGCGTTCGCTCACCGGGCTGGAAGGCGTCGATTTCCGCACCGGCAAGCGCATCTGGAACACGACCGACAAGAGCGTGGAAGACCTGATCGACGCCCAACCTCGCCAACCAGGACAGCCCCCCATGCCGCTGGCGAATTGGCTCCAGCAGCGCGTGTGGGAGAACGCGGTTTACGGAACGCTGAGCAGCGACGGTGAGTTTGTCTACTGCGTCGACGAACCCTACACGGCCAAGCAGCCCGGCAAGAACGAACTGGGCAACGTCGAGCAAGGTCTGCCGCAACAGATAGTCTTTAACCCGCGTCCGTTCGGCATGCCGCGGCCCGACCGGGCCTCCAACGAGCTGAAGGCCTTCGAGATTGTCTCGCAAGGCAAGCTGGTTTGGTCGAGCGAGGAAGAAGCCGATCTGGCCGACTTGTTTTTTCTCGGTCCTCCGTTGCCGGTGGCCGGTTCGCTGTATGTGCTGGGCGAGGTCAAGGGCGAGGTGCGGCTGTATGTGCTCGATCCGCGGACGGGCAAGCTCGATTGGTCTCAGCAACTCGTGCTGGTCGAGCCGAACCCAATGGAAGAACACCTGCGGCATACGGCCGGGGCCGTGCCCTCCTATTCCGACGGAATCCTGGTCTGTCCCACGTCAAGCGGAGCGGTGGTGGCGGTCGATTTGACGACGCGCACGCTGCTGTGGGGCCATCAGTATCCCAAGTCGCCCGACGGCAACTTCTTGCAGAACCGGTTGATGCAGTTTCGTTTTCAGCAGGTTCCGCAGGTCAACGACGAGAACGCCGACGACCGCTGGGCCGATGCCAGCGTCACCGTTGCCGGCGGCCAGGTGCTGATGACGCCGGTGGAGTCGTCGGAGATATTCTGCGTCGGCCTGACCGACGGCAAGCTGAAGTGGCAAAAACCTCGCGACGACGGCCTGTATGTGGCGTGCGTCCACGACGGCAAGGCAATCATCGTCGGCAGCCGCACCGTGAAAGCCTTGCGGCTGGCCGACGGCGAACCGGCCTGGATGGACGCTTCGCTGGCGCTGCCCTCGAACAGCACGCCCAGCGGACGAGGCTTTTATAACGGAGACCGCTACTATCTGCCGCTCAGCTCCGCCGAAGTCGCGGCCATCGACCTGGACGAGGGCCGCATCGTCGCCCGCAGCCGGTCGCGCAGCGGCACGGTGCCGGGCAACCTGATTTGCTACCACGGCGCCGTGATCTCGCAGGGCGTCGATCATGTCGAAAGCTTTTACCAGCTCGACGAGCTGCGCCAGCAGGTGGCCAAGACGCTGGCCGAGCATCCCGACGATCCCCAGGCCCTGGCGCGGCACGGCGAGCTGTTGCTCGACGAAGGGCGATTCGACGACGCCGTCAACGCCCTGCGGAAGAGCTTCGAGCTGGCCGACAATCCGCGCACTCGCGAGCTGCTGGTCGACGCCATGCTCGAAAGTCTGCGGCTCGACTTCGCCGCCCATCGCGACTTGGCGCCGGAGATCGAGCGGCTGGCGCAGCAGCCAGGCCAGCAGGCCTCGCTGTTGCGTCTGATGGCGCTGGGCCTGCAAAAGGCCGGTCAGCTTGTGCCGGCCTTCGACGCTTATTTGAAGATGGCCGACCTGGCCGTCGAGCCGAGCGCGCCGGAGCGCGTCGATAGCGGGCTCTCGGTACGTCGCGATCGCTGGGTGCGGGCCCGCCTGGCCGGCCTCTACATCTCGGCCACCTCCTCCGCCGCGGCCAAGCCGGAGGAAAAGCGGCATATCGACACGGTGCTGGACCGTACGCTGCGCGAGTGCATCGACGCCAACGACCCGCACCGGTTGCGCAATTTCGTGCTCTATTTTGGTTACCATCCGGCGGCGGATGAAGCTCGCGAGCTGCTCGCCGCGAAAGCCATCGAAAGCAAAGAGTGGTTGCAGGCCGAGCACTGGCTGAGACAACTCGAGCGGTCCAGCGATGCCGGCCGCGTGCGTGCGGCCGCGGTTCGGCTGGCACGCCTGCTGGCCGAGGCGGGCCGCCCGGCGGACGCCGCGGTCTACTACCGTCAGCTTTCGGGTCCCTGGGCCGCCGAAATCTGCCTCGACGGCAAAACCGGCCGCGAGATCGCAGACGCTTTGCCCCGCGCCGCCGAAATCGCCCGCTATGGCTCGACCGACGACCTGTGGCCCACGGGCAAAGTGGTCGTCGAAAAAGACAAAGAGAACGTGGCCGTGATGCAGGGCCGATCGACGCCGTTGGAGATGCGCGGAAATCCGGGGCCGTTCTACGATCGCTCCACCGTGGAAGCGGATGCCAACATGCAGCAGCAGATTCTGGTGGGCCGCGACGGACTGGGCCGCGAACAGTGGCGGCTGTCGATCAAGGACCGCAACGATCCGAACAATTTCGGCGCGGCGGTCAATTATGTGCGGGCCGACGGGCACGTGGTTTTGGCGTCGTTGGGCTACCAAGTCGTGGCCGTCGACACCCTCGGCACGCCGACGACGCCCGCCCGCGTGCTGTGGCGTGAAGACCTGAACGAACCCATCTCGGGTTTGCCGCGGCAGATCGGCTTGAACTTCCGGCCCGCGCCGATGCCTTGGGGCGGCGGGCATCGGATGCAGGCCTTCGACGTCAACGGACGCCCGATGGGCAACACCAGCCCCCTGACCAGCGACGTGGTCTGCTTCCAGCGGCTGCGCAACTTGATTGCCGTCGATCCCTTGACGGGCGAAACGCTTTGGACGCGGCAGGACGTTCCTTCGGGAAGCGAGCTCTTCGGCGACAACGAGTTCTTGTTCGTCGTGTCGCCGGTGGCCGTCAACTCGGCCGAGGCCACCGTCTATCGCCTGCTCGACGGCGAAGAGGTCGGCCACCGCGCGGTGCCGCTCGCCGATCAGCGCGTGCTCACGCGCGGCAGGCTGGTGCTGGCCTGGGAGCTGGCGGGCGGAGGCGAAGGTACGTTGCGCCTGTTCGATGCCTGGAAGCAGGCCGACCTGTGGAAGAAGAAATTCGACGCGCGTTCCCGTTTCTCCACGGTGGGCGACGACGCGGTGGCCGTCGTGCAGCCGGACGGCCATCTGTCCGTGCTGTCGCTGCCCGACGGCCAGGCCACGATCGACGCCGAAATCGACAAAGAGCCCGCCCTGCAGGATGTCTATCTATTGCGTTCGGCCCAGGTGGACGTGGTGATTACCAACCGCGCCAGCCACCGGGTGAACATGAACGTGGCGGCCATCCCGGGCCAGGCGGGCACCGTGCTGGTGAATGGCAAGGCCTACGGCTTCAACCGGCAGACGGGCCAACGCCTCTATCAACAGGCTCTCTCGCAGAAGGGACTGATCTTGAACCAGCCGGTCGATCTGCCGGTTTTGGTGTTTGCCGCCACGGTGCAGCGTCCGGCGCGCAACCCGCAGGGCGCCCGGGGCGAGTTGGCCTGCCTCGACAAGCGCACGGGCCGCTTCGTCTTCCAGCAAGAGATGGAACAGCAGATGGCGCTGGTCGATACGGTGGCGGACCCGGAAAAGCACGAAGTTCTGGTGCGCACGCCGGTGCAGTCCTATCGCTTGAAATTCACCGGCGAGCCGGAGGCCGCTCCGCCGCCGAACGAGAAAAAGACCTCGGCGGCCACGGGCGCGGGGCGCGCCGCGGCGCGTCTGTTCGGCCGATTGTTGGAAGGCATCGGAAAGGCGGGTGACCCATGA
- a CDS encoding phosphopantothenoylcysteine decarboxylase yields MSRILITSGPTRQYLDPVRYLTNASSGRMGRALAEAMIGLEHKVVIVTGPVEVDYPAAAEVVPVVSTEEMLEACQRLFPDCQGVIGVAAPCDYRPVRVAPGKIQKTGQPLDLRLIETPDVIATLGSQKQGQWLVGFALETDDPRLRALAKLEKKACDLMILNGPEAMHAADTRVEILDPRGEVVERLAGTKESVARGIAATIQRRLVRGQA; encoded by the coding sequence ATGTCGCGAATTCTCATCACCTCCGGCCCCACACGGCAGTATCTCGACCCGGTGCGGTATCTGACCAACGCCTCCAGCGGGCGCATGGGCCGGGCCTTGGCGGAGGCGATGATCGGGCTGGAGCACAAAGTCGTGATCGTCACCGGGCCGGTCGAGGTCGATTACCCGGCCGCCGCCGAGGTCGTGCCCGTCGTGTCGACGGAAGAGATGCTCGAAGCTTGCCAGCGGCTCTTTCCGGACTGCCAGGGGGTGATCGGCGTGGCGGCACCCTGCGACTATCGTCCCGTGCGGGTCGCGCCGGGCAAGATCCAAAAGACCGGACAGCCGCTCGATCTGCGGCTGATCGAGACGCCCGACGTAATTGCCACGCTGGGGTCGCAGAAGCAGGGCCAATGGTTGGTTGGTTTCGCTTTGGAAACCGACGATCCACGCCTGCGGGCGCTGGCCAAGCTGGAAAAAAAGGCTTGCGACCTGATGATTCTGAACGGTCCCGAAGCGATGCACGCCGCCGACACGCGCGTCGAGATCCTGGACCCGCGCGGCGAAGTCGTCGAAAGGCTGGCCGGCACCAAGGAGAGCGTCGCCCGCGGAATCGCCGCCACCATCCAGCGGCGTTTGGTGAGGGGCCAGGCATGA